One window of the Cryptomeria japonica chromosome 7, Sugi_1.0, whole genome shotgun sequence genome contains the following:
- the LOC131033969 gene encoding protein HOTHEAD: MEIVFFLISCLLIFTNHHHQFCSEAATSNLEYPYPFMTADAQKAASRSYDYIVVGGGTAGCPLAATLSQHSSVLVLERGDSPYGNPDVEDYKNFFKLFGDPKDYPYVAQGFVSDDGVQLARARVLGGGTAINFGFYSRASSEYIQNMKWDEKLVNESYEWVEKLNVFKQEKLFPWNSALKDGLLEAGVLPYNGYTLDHLEGTKISGSIFDKNGKRHTAADLLQFANPENIVVLLNATASRILFNLESGKLKASGVEFTSNNDGLPYQVPLNQLSTNSEVILSAGFIGSPQLLLLSGIGPIEELKKLNISVILDLPLVGKKVQDNPSVSFTIESPKPLEFAYGQVVSILDHSQVYIEGGSFPQQNNGTNIVYIGLVQSKVAFPLSRGELLLKNVDHQDTPYVCYNYYSHPFDLQKCMLSVKVMINLSMTSSIQEFAFTNNGQSKALRFFGTALPKNQSNNDALAKFCNDTIGTFYHNHGGCQVGLVIDKRYRVIGVDNLRIVDNSIYKDAPGTNPQATTMMLGRYMGIQILQSI, encoded by the exons ATGGAGATAGTGTTTTTTCTGATTTCGTGCCTGTTGATATttacaaatcatcatcatcaattctgTTCAGAAGCGGCAACATCCAATCTGG AGTACCCATATCCATTTATGACAGCAGATGCTCAAAAGGCAGCGTCAAGATCATATGATTACATTGTAGTTGGAGGTGGTACAGCTGGATGTCCCCTTGCAGCAACTCTCTCACAGCACTCCTCTGTTTTGGTATTGGAGAGGGGAGACTCTCCTTACGGAAATCCCGATGTAGAGGACTATAAAAACTTTTTCAAGCTTTTCGGGGATCCCAAAGATTATCCCTATGTAGCGCAGGGGTTTGTCTCGGATGATGGAGTGCAGTTGGCAAGGGCGAGAGTTCTAGGAGGCGGAACAGCTATCAACTTTGGCTTCTACAGCAGAGCGAGCTCTGAATATATTCAGAATATGAAATGGGATGAGAAACTTGTGAATGAATCGTATGAATGGGTAGAGAAGTTAAATGTCTTCAAACAAGAAAAGCTTTTTCCTTGGAATTCTGCTTTGAAGGATGGTCTTCTTGAAGCAGGAGTTCTTCCTTACAATGGATATACATTGGATCATTTGGAGGGCACAAAAATCAGTGGCTCAATTtttgacaagaatggaaagagaCACACAGCCGCAGATCTTCTCCAGTTCGCAAATCCAGAAAATATTGTAGTTCTTCTAAATGCTACTGCAAGCAGAATCCTCTTCAATTTGGAATCAG GAAAGCTTAAGGCTAGTGGAGTGGAGTTCACAAGCAATAATGATGGCCTACCTTATCAAGTACCACTTAATCAATTGTCAACTAATAGTGAGGTGATTTTATCTGCGGGATTCATAGGTAGCCCTCAACTTCTCCTCTTAAGTGGAATTGGTCCAATAGAAGAGCTTAAAAAATTGAATATTAGTGTCATTTTAGATTTACCTTTAGTAGGCAAAAAAGTTCAAGATAATCCTAGTGTAAGCTTCACTATAGAATCCCCAAAACCACTTGAGTTTGCTTATGGACAAGTAGTGAGCATTTTAGACCATTCACAAGTCTACATCGAGGGTGGTAGCTTTCCCCAACAAAATAATGGCACAAATATAGTATATATAGGTCTTGTTCAAAGTAAGGTGGCATTTCCCTTATCAAGGGGTGAGCTTTTGCTTAAAAATGTGGACCATCAAGATACGCCCTATGTTTGTTACAATTACTATTCACACCCTTTTGATCTACAAAAATGTATGCTTTCAGTGAAAGTAATGATTAATCTAAGTATGACATCTTCTATTCAAGAATTTGCATTTACCAATAATGGGCAATCAAAAGCACTTCGATTCTTTGGAACTGCGTTACCAAAAAACCAATCAAATAATGATGCCTTGGCCAAGTTTTGCAATGATACAATAGGGACATTTTACCATAACCATGGAGGATGTCAAGTTGGTTTggtcattgacaaaagatatcgagtGATAGGTGTTGATAATTTAAGGATTGTTGATAATTCAATTTATAAGGATGCTCCTGGTACAAATCCACAAGCCACTACAATGATGCTTGGAAG GTATATGGGAATTCAAATCCTTCAGAGCATATGA